In Mangrovivirga cuniculi, the following proteins share a genomic window:
- a CDS encoding SusC/RagA family TonB-linked outer membrane protein: MKQLGLFCLLLLSGFSAVSVQAQQVVKGKVTDFQSGEPVPGTNVLVKGTSRGTTTNFEGDYNLQLQEGDSVLVFSSVGFESEEVPVNGRTQINVELISDIQSLKEVVVVGYGTQKKQDISSSVSTIDQSEFNDIPTSSFDAAIQGRASGLNISSPSGTPGGQTNINIRGATSISASSQPLFIIDGIPVEVKNNSVLSSNIQPINPLAELNPNDIESVTILKDASAAAIYGSRGANGVILITTKRGSAGRDKLNIGYYAGFSEATNVPDMMSSSEWIGFLNAAAEFDGLGENYWNEILGDPNDPNLPNYDVYDEVLRTGTINNADISYSGGTEKFNYYLSGNYFNQKGIQVGQGYERISGRINVDYSPNDKVKISTTTFLARGFHDRTIGENDEYGVIVNAQAWDPRFPLVDENGVYINPFDTYSWWALENPLLIAQEYVNTSKNSRLQSSLSLEWYITPNLTFKSSGGLDYNSLIDRGFVPKGYNQTDIGLGTYGTFESSSWINENTLKYTNTFNDDHFFDALVGITFQESVEEFSVIDASGYSTNQVISTAAAGQITNASDGGFRFGLVSYLARLNYTYDNRYTFTFTGRADGSSRFGENNKFGFFPSGSVGWNVHNESFFPDDSFLTTLKLRGSYGAIGNQSIGSTIAQATYRSSAGYAGQGGTSALQLGNPDLTWEKTVQSDIGIDIGFFNNRLEVTADYFKKDTDGLLLNADIPGSTGFRSLISNNGNIINEGVELSLNTINVESGDFRWTSSFNITWLENEVIDVINDGEILSRNFILKEGEPLSTFYLIKFLGVDPQTGDAVFLDANSDGIINLDDRVVAGNAQPDYYGGFTNNFSYKGWNLSIFFQFQHGNEIFNQSRYAFENYGTLKGGLPFGNQNARSLDYWKEPGDITDIPRPSHADEFSPEAQFQRFSTQYLEDGSYLRLKNVRLGYTFPTESLEKLNLQSLTIYGQAQNLLTFTNYLGFDPEVSTNTASDGSLNTLQGEDFGTLGQARTITIGLNIGL; the protein is encoded by the coding sequence ATGAAGCAATTAGGACTATTTTGTCTGTTGCTCTTATCAGGATTCTCTGCTGTATCAGTTCAGGCGCAGCAGGTAGTCAAAGGTAAAGTCACAGACTTTCAGTCAGGAGAACCAGTACCAGGCACGAACGTGCTGGTAAAAGGTACTTCGAGAGGAACCACTACAAATTTTGAAGGTGATTATAATCTTCAATTACAAGAAGGAGATTCAGTACTGGTTTTTTCCAGTGTTGGTTTTGAATCTGAAGAAGTCCCGGTAAATGGACGTACTCAGATTAATGTAGAGCTAATTTCTGATATTCAGTCACTCAAAGAAGTGGTAGTCGTAGGGTATGGTACTCAAAAGAAGCAGGATATTTCTTCTTCCGTATCGACGATTGATCAATCTGAATTCAATGACATTCCAACCAGTAGTTTTGACGCTGCAATTCAGGGTCGGGCTTCAGGATTAAATATTTCTTCACCATCCGGTACTCCCGGAGGACAAACGAACATCAATATCAGAGGAGCAACTTCTATCTCAGCTTCTTCGCAGCCTTTGTTTATAATTGATGGGATACCAGTTGAAGTGAAAAATAACTCAGTACTAAGCAGCAATATTCAGCCGATAAACCCACTGGCTGAATTAAACCCAAATGATATTGAGTCGGTAACTATATTAAAAGATGCCTCGGCAGCGGCCATTTATGGATCAAGAGGAGCGAATGGTGTGATTTTGATTACTACTAAAAGAGGATCAGCTGGTCGTGATAAATTAAATATTGGATATTATGCCGGCTTCTCAGAGGCAACTAATGTCCCTGATATGATGTCTTCGTCTGAGTGGATAGGATTCTTAAATGCAGCTGCTGAATTTGATGGATTAGGAGAAAACTATTGGAATGAAATCCTGGGAGATCCAAACGACCCAAATCTTCCAAACTATGATGTTTATGATGAAGTCCTTCGAACAGGTACTATAAATAACGCAGATATCAGTTATTCAGGCGGAACTGAAAAATTCAATTATTACCTGTCTGGTAATTACTTCAATCAAAAAGGTATCCAGGTGGGGCAAGGCTATGAAAGAATTTCCGGAAGAATTAACGTTGACTATAGCCCTAATGATAAAGTGAAGATCTCAACAACGACATTTCTTGCCAGGGGTTTTCACGATAGAACAATTGGCGAGAATGATGAATATGGAGTTATTGTAAATGCTCAGGCATGGGATCCCAGATTCCCATTAGTAGATGAAAATGGAGTATACATAAATCCTTTTGATACTTATAGCTGGTGGGCACTTGAAAATCCGCTACTGATCGCTCAGGAATATGTAAACACTTCTAAAAACTCCAGATTGCAGTCTTCACTTAGCCTGGAGTGGTACATTACACCAAATTTGACATTTAAATCAAGTGGAGGTCTGGATTATAATTCTCTGATAGACCGGGGTTTTGTTCCAAAAGGTTATAATCAGACAGATATCGGTCTGGGTACATATGGTACTTTTGAGTCTTCGAGCTGGATTAATGAAAACACTCTGAAATATACTAATACGTTTAACGATGATCATTTCTTTGATGCTTTAGTTGGTATTACTTTTCAGGAATCGGTAGAAGAATTTTCAGTAATTGATGCTTCGGGGTATTCAACCAACCAGGTTATTTCAACTGCAGCAGCAGGTCAGATAACTAATGCTTCAGACGGAGGTTTCAGGTTTGGATTGGTATCTTACCTGGCTCGATTGAATTATACTTACGATAATCGATATACCTTTACCTTTACAGGTAGGGCTGATGGCTCAAGTAGATTTGGTGAGAATAATAAATTCGGATTTTTCCCTTCAGGTTCTGTAGGCTGGAATGTGCATAATGAATCATTCTTCCCTGACGATTCATTCCTTACTACTTTAAAGTTACGCGGGTCTTATGGAGCAATTGGTAACCAGTCAATTGGTAGTACCATTGCACAAGCAACATACCGAAGTTCTGCCGGTTATGCCGGGCAGGGAGGTACTTCAGCACTTCAGCTTGGTAATCCTGATCTTACCTGGGAGAAAACAGTCCAGTCTGATATAGGAATAGACATTGGATTTTTTAATAACCGACTTGAAGTGACTGCAGATTATTTTAAGAAGGACACAGATGGTTTGCTCTTGAATGCAGATATTCCGGGATCTACAGGATTCCGTTCTTTAATATCTAATAACGGAAATATTATTAATGAAGGGGTTGAATTATCGCTTAATACCATCAATGTGGAAAGTGGAGACTTCAGGTGGACTTCTTCGTTTAACATTACCTGGTTAGAGAATGAGGTAATCGATGTGATCAATGATGGAGAAATCTTAAGTCGAAACTTCATCCTTAAAGAAGGAGAGCCGCTAAGCACTTTTTATCTGATAAAATTTCTGGGTGTGGATCCACAGACCGGAGATGCAGTATTTCTGGATGCAAACAGCGATGGTATAATCAATCTTGATGACAGGGTAGTAGCTGGAAATGCACAGCCTGACTATTACGGTGGATTTACCAATAACTTTAGTTATAAAGGATGGAACCTAAGTATTTTCTTCCAGTTCCAGCATGGAAACGAGATATTCAACCAAAGCAGATATGCTTTTGAAAATTACGGCACGCTGAAAGGCGGTTTACCATTTGGTAATCAAAATGCCCGATCTCTGGATTACTGGAAAGAGCCTGGAGATATAACAGATATTCCAAGACCAAGTCATGCGGATGAGTTTTCTCCGGAAGCACAATTTCAGAGGTTCTCAACTCAATACCTGGAAGATGGTAGTTACCTGAGACTTAAAAACGTGAGACTGGGATACACTTTCCCTACTGAAAGTCTTGAAAAACTGAATCTGCAGTCACTGACAATATATGGTCAGGCTCAAAACTTACTCACGTTCACGAATTATTTAGGTTTTGACCCGGAGGTAAGTACTAATACTGCTTCTGATGGTTCTTTGAATACTCTTCAGGGTGAGGACTTCGGTACGCTGGGACAAGCCAGAACGATTACAATCGGTTTAAATATAGGATTATAA
- a CDS encoding type 1 glutamine amidotransferase family protein, translating into MKSIFPFLICLVVLGLSDLKGQGKLLLIGGGSEKDQSWGWSNTPYQWAIDNSENKKVAILTYDQNPSEWLPDYFNSLGAVESYNVSVPDRNSAQTDAVYNLLLDADVIFIKGGDQSIYYQEYKGTKVDEAILSVYNRVV; encoded by the coding sequence ATGAAATCTATATTTCCATTTTTAATTTGCTTAGTGGTATTAGGCCTTTCTGATTTAAAAGGTCAGGGGAAATTACTTCTTATCGGAGGAGGATCAGAGAAAGATCAATCCTGGGGATGGAGTAATACACCTTACCAATGGGCAATAGATAATAGTGAAAATAAAAAAGTAGCTATTTTAACTTATGATCAGAATCCATCTGAATGGCTTCCTGATTATTTCAATTCTCTAGGTGCTGTCGAATCATATAACGTTTCTGTGCCGGATAGAAATTCGGCCCAAACAGATGCTGTTTATAATCTTCTCCTAGATGCAGATGTTATTTTTATCAAAGGTGGTGACCAATCGATTTACTACCAGGAATATAAAGGTACTAAAGTTGATGAAGCTATTCTTTCTGTTTATAACAGGGTGGTGTGA
- a CDS encoding cyanophycinase, whose translation MKYIYLFLSCLFFYACTESNDQNNNTVNESTSADTTQVNLNKGALIIIGGGSRPEEMIKRIVTESGIDTAGYGMTLPMSSIEPDSSNWYAIKQFSDLGYENVYGVEYDSVSGYRESQIDSLANASLIYISGGDQRRFMQRIAGTRIGNIIRDRYAEGAVIAGTSAGAAVQSRRMITGDEKKYPDYYPTYRHLEEENFDWTEGLALIDGVIIDQHFVKRSRYNRLFTAIMTFPDEIGVGIDESTAIIVKGDSAEVIGESQVITFENSNQNVNRKNGKLGTKGIILDIYLPGDKFYLKQK comes from the coding sequence ATGAAATACATCTATCTGTTTCTTAGTTGCTTATTCTTTTATGCCTGTACAGAAAGCAACGATCAAAACAATAACACAGTGAATGAAAGTACTTCGGCAGATACTACCCAGGTTAATTTGAATAAAGGAGCATTGATAATTATAGGTGGAGGAAGCAGGCCTGAGGAAATGATTAAAAGAATTGTAACCGAGTCCGGAATTGACACTGCAGGTTATGGCATGACCCTTCCTATGTCTAGTATTGAGCCTGACTCGTCAAATTGGTATGCTATTAAGCAATTTAGCGATCTGGGATATGAAAATGTTTATGGTGTTGAATATGATTCTGTTTCAGGTTATAGAGAATCACAAATCGATTCATTAGCTAATGCTTCTTTAATCTATATTTCAGGAGGGGATCAAAGACGGTTTATGCAAAGAATAGCTGGCACGAGAATAGGGAATATAATTAGAGACAGATATGCTGAAGGAGCTGTGATAGCAGGTACATCTGCAGGTGCTGCTGTTCAAAGCCGAAGAATGATAACCGGAGATGAAAAGAAATACCCTGATTATTATCCGACATACAGGCATCTTGAAGAGGAAAACTTTGACTGGACAGAAGGATTAGCTCTAATCGATGGGGTGATTATCGATCAGCATTTTGTTAAAAGATCCAGGTATAACAGGTTGTTTACAGCAATAATGACTTTTCCTGATGAAATTGGAGTTGGTATTGATGAGTCAACAGCAATAATAGTTAAAGGAGACTCTGCAGAGGTAATTGGCGAAAGCCAGGTGATTACTTTTGAAAATTCCAATCAAAATGTCAATAGAAAGAATGGAAAGCTTGGGACGAAAGGAATAATTCTGGATATTTATCTTCCGGGTGATAAATTTTACCTCAAACAGAAATAA
- a CDS encoding PKD domain-containing protein has protein sequence MKTLKILVMSVCVLLFIAGCKEEEPLIPPFTIVKADFSYQLDNDLFAPATATFNSDVVFTEGDDISYYWAFGDGASSDVANPTHLYTEPGFYEVTLTVVGEGDTDSKTTTIEVRDPNRSYFPVIVASNSGKRIYDAQTGILDVSLEVSPFDIAIDSTREKIYFTATDAGAVYSLGFSDDVPEMIVDGFSNPHGITVDEASGKAYVVDRGDNAVYTVDLENSTKTILFSDSQEATFSLPEGIDYHDGFVYVTAVDFDAEAVWKVNISDGSFERIIGYSAGGFGYSIVVNQQSDMIYFHNDEGPEFLSAALDGTNVSTLVSPAGDNNGVDGRSFGISISYSEEKVYWTESGNGLLKRANFDGTDVQTIASGLTDPVGIQIVGIQ, from the coding sequence ATGAAAACGTTAAAAATATTAGTAATGTCTGTTTGCGTCCTGCTTTTTATAGCTGGATGTAAAGAAGAAGAACCATTGATACCTCCATTTACAATAGTAAAGGCAGACTTTTCTTATCAGTTAGATAATGATTTATTTGCCCCGGCCACAGCAACCTTTAATAGTGATGTTGTTTTTACAGAGGGCGATGATATATCTTATTACTGGGCTTTTGGAGATGGAGCATCTTCAGATGTAGCTAATCCTACTCATTTATATACAGAGCCGGGATTTTACGAGGTAACCTTAACCGTTGTCGGTGAAGGAGATACAGATAGTAAAACCACTACAATAGAGGTTAGGGATCCTAACAGATCTTATTTCCCGGTAATTGTAGCTTCAAATTCAGGTAAAAGAATATATGATGCTCAAACGGGCATTTTAGATGTTTCTTTAGAGGTATCTCCTTTTGATATTGCGATTGATTCAACCAGAGAAAAGATCTATTTTACCGCCACTGACGCTGGTGCGGTTTATTCGTTAGGATTTAGTGATGATGTTCCGGAAATGATAGTGGATGGCTTCTCAAATCCTCATGGTATAACTGTAGACGAGGCATCGGGAAAAGCGTATGTTGTTGACAGGGGAGATAATGCCGTTTATACAGTAGATCTGGAAAACAGTACGAAAACGATCTTGTTTTCAGATTCTCAGGAGGCTACATTTTCATTACCTGAAGGAATTGATTACCATGATGGGTTCGTCTATGTGACTGCAGTGGATTTTGATGCTGAGGCGGTATGGAAGGTTAATATTTCGGACGGAAGTTTCGAAAGGATAATCGGATATTCTGCTGGTGGATTTGGATATTCAATAGTTGTAAACCAGCAGAGTGATATGATCTATTTCCACAATGACGAAGGGCCGGAATTTTTAAGTGCTGCTTTAGACGGTACCAATGTCAGTACTTTAGTATCACCTGCAGGTGATAATAATGGAGTAGACGGAAGAAGTTTTGGAATTTCAATTTCCTACTCTGAAGAGAAAGTTTACTGGACTGAATCCGGTAATGGACTTTTAAAGAGAGCGAATTTTGATGGTACTGATGTTCAGACTATTGCATCAGGTCTTACAGATCCGGTGGGAATACAAATAGTGGGTATTCAGTAA
- the mce gene encoding methylmalonyl-CoA epimerase, with product MIDKIEHLGIAVKDLKTASETYEKLLGIKPYKEEKVESEGVTTLFFQTGESKIELLEASHENSPINKFIEKKGEGIHHIAFAVKDIKAEMDRLRSEGFKLLNEEPKKGADNKLICFVHPKDNHGVLIELCQDAE from the coding sequence ATGATAGATAAAATTGAACACCTGGGTATAGCTGTTAAAGACCTGAAAACAGCATCTGAAACTTATGAAAAACTGTTAGGTATCAAACCCTATAAAGAAGAAAAAGTCGAATCTGAAGGTGTTACTACCTTATTTTTTCAAACGGGTGAATCTAAGATCGAATTACTGGAAGCTTCACATGAAAACAGTCCGATAAATAAGTTTATCGAGAAAAAAGGAGAAGGCATCCACCATATCGCTTTTGCTGTAAAAGACATCAAAGCTGAAATGGATAGACTTAGATCCGAAGGATTTAAATTATTGAATGAAGAACCTAAAAAGGGTGCCGACAACAAACTGATTTGTTTCGTTCATCCAAAAGACAATCATGGAGTCCTGATCGAATTATGTCAGGATGCAGAATAA
- a CDS encoding HesB/IscA family protein — translation MIQISDKAKDRIDVLRAEDGLTENHHVRVSVKGGGCSGLMYDLDFDENIQDSDQVFEDKGIKVLVDKKSLLYLAGTTLEFSDGLNGKGFQFVNPNATRTCGCGESFAV, via the coding sequence ATGATTCAAATTTCAGATAAAGCAAAAGACCGAATAGATGTTCTCCGTGCTGAAGACGGCCTGACGGAAAATCACCATGTGAGAGTATCTGTAAAAGGAGGCGGTTGCTCCGGATTAATGTATGACCTGGATTTTGACGAAAATATACAGGACTCAGATCAGGTATTTGAAGATAAAGGGATTAAGGTGTTAGTTGATAAGAAGAGCTTACTTTATCTGGCCGGTACAACACTTGAATTTAGCGACGGACTAAATGGAAAGGGATTCCAGTTTGTCAATCCTAATGCTACTCGTACATGTGGATGCGGAGAAAGTTTTGCAGTATAA
- a CDS encoding RagB/SusD family nutrient uptake outer membrane protein produces the protein MKKLIYTLTAIFTFSGCDLLDQELPNTIPTDEAIVDRVSAEAAVVGLYNEMQDGSLYGSDAVYATELMAKNMKAVKFQAVWQELGSGIVPSANFHVEDSWIAWYSIVNNANNIIVKVPELNDVSESEEAEFTGTAHFSRALAHFELLRQWGEYWDNTSEYGIPLPTEVATAPIVTPRSNVADAYALIESDLFKAIDRLPASGDPIFANKGAAEALMARVKLYKGEYDSAFYYANDVIENFDYDLQDDYVDIFSEGTSESIFEVDFTQQDFSNYTFLMFGTEAEIVMTDEAAEMYQSNDERGLLIENIGNFFRCTKYGTNQDNGEGNAFVIRLAEMYLIRAEAASRNNGPTTGLPDINVLRARAGLGPIDASSVNSLQDFNDVLTREARLEFPAEGVYWYYLSRLDKLGEVLNREAFRRIYPIPLRELNITDDQAIFQNPGY, from the coding sequence ATGAAGAAATTAATATATACACTAACAGCAATATTTACCTTTTCCGGCTGTGATTTGCTGGATCAGGAATTGCCAAATACAATACCTACGGATGAGGCTATAGTTGACAGAGTATCAGCTGAAGCTGCAGTAGTTGGATTGTATAATGAAATGCAAGACGGGAGCCTTTATGGTTCTGATGCTGTATATGCTACTGAATTAATGGCCAAAAACATGAAGGCTGTTAAGTTTCAAGCTGTCTGGCAGGAATTAGGTTCAGGGATTGTTCCCTCAGCCAATTTTCATGTTGAAGATAGCTGGATCGCCTGGTATAGTATTGTCAATAATGCTAATAACATTATTGTTAAAGTACCCGAATTGAATGATGTTTCAGAGAGTGAAGAAGCCGAGTTTACCGGTACTGCTCATTTTAGTCGGGCTTTGGCACATTTTGAATTATTAAGACAATGGGGAGAGTACTGGGATAATACCAGTGAATATGGTATTCCACTTCCAACTGAAGTAGCAACTGCACCCATTGTGACGCCAAGATCTAATGTAGCGGATGCCTACGCATTAATTGAAAGTGATTTATTTAAAGCAATTGACAGGCTGCCAGCCTCAGGTGATCCTATTTTTGCAAATAAAGGGGCAGCTGAAGCACTTATGGCCAGAGTCAAATTGTATAAAGGTGAATACGATTCTGCGTTTTATTATGCTAATGATGTGATCGAAAACTTCGATTATGATTTACAGGATGATTATGTAGATATATTTTCTGAAGGCACATCAGAATCTATTTTTGAGGTGGATTTCACTCAGCAGGATTTTAGTAATTATACCTTTTTAATGTTTGGTACAGAAGCAGAGATCGTAATGACCGATGAAGCTGCTGAAATGTATCAGAGTAATGATGAGAGAGGTTTACTGATAGAAAATATCGGAAACTTTTTCCGATGCACGAAATACGGAACTAATCAGGATAATGGAGAGGGAAATGCCTTTGTTATTAGACTGGCAGAAATGTACCTGATCAGGGCTGAGGCAGCTTCAAGAAATAATGGTCCGACGACTGGCCTTCCGGATATCAATGTTTTGAGAGCCAGAGCTGGACTGGGACCGATTGATGCCTCTTCAGTTAATTCATTACAAGATTTCAATGATGTTCTGACCAGGGAAGCAAGGCTTGAATTTCCTGCAGAGGGAGTTTACTGGTATTATCTGTCAAGGCTGGATAAGCTCGGAGAAGTGCTTAATCGTGAAGCCTTCAGAAGAATTTACCCGATTCCATTGAGAGAATTAAACATCACTGATGATCAGGCTATTTTTCAAAATCCGGGATATTAA
- a CDS encoding type 1 glutamine amidotransferase family protein: MAILGGVDYTAEGSGIYPDQTLENINLSDITLKSDFLPFKPGYIFDTHFSERGRFTRLIHFIARYYSDHQQLIKGIGVDDQTALAIDENNIATSYGTGGAHFYYFENSDPQIINDQLVGGGVKTFSIIDGQSVNLDDLTTRPQYEEALTVSESNLDKTIFAQQQTEYSQMGPLFTDFFTGADSVILISNPGDSEAGVLVNDLRNSFESEITWIELSETSNSALQVELRNKIRQAGHFIIFNVSPEELDDFASGQTGQLLQRAINNAGITIAAVGSTANAIGQKYCINCEDDPLASFSGSLQFSDGFNFISSTIVIADTYAFSTDFYENKTSAGHWAAMKYGLSNSIFLQDETYLKVYGSDQEASLTVHGSVPGIVFHNMATEYSNVIFGNDANGLTRQIVGFNEGSYSFADENYIVQVGEFINREPEDLGWENNENPVTGINDVITGVKLFQDGNSLWFDSGNYDHLNISVYSISGQELIKTNASRRDRVILQEKSHTIVLVLLTDIENNVILRSKFLFK; encoded by the coding sequence ATGGCTATTTTAGGAGGGGTAGATTATACTGCTGAAGGATCCGGCATTTACCCGGATCAGACTCTCGAAAATATAAATCTTTCAGATATAACATTGAAAAGCGACTTCCTGCCTTTTAAACCAGGATATATTTTTGATACTCATTTTTCTGAAAGAGGAAGATTTACTCGTTTAATTCATTTTATCGCCCGATACTATAGTGATCACCAGCAATTGATTAAAGGCATCGGTGTCGATGATCAAACGGCTTTAGCAATTGATGAAAATAATATTGCAACTTCGTACGGTACAGGAGGAGCACATTTCTATTATTTTGAAAACTCAGATCCACAAATTATTAATGACCAGCTTGTAGGTGGAGGAGTTAAAACCTTTTCTATTATAGACGGGCAATCAGTCAATTTAGATGATTTAACCACAAGGCCACAATACGAAGAGGCTTTAACTGTAAGTGAAAGTAATCTGGATAAGACAATATTTGCACAGCAGCAAACTGAGTATAGCCAAATGGGTCCATTGTTTACAGATTTCTTTACCGGTGCGGACAGTGTAATTTTGATCAGCAATCCCGGAGATTCGGAAGCAGGAGTTTTAGTAAATGATTTAAGAAACTCTTTTGAATCCGAGATTACGTGGATTGAGCTTAGTGAAACCAGTAATAGTGCATTGCAGGTAGAGCTTAGAAATAAGATCAGGCAAGCCGGTCATTTTATAATATTTAATGTCAGTCCGGAAGAATTGGATGATTTTGCTTCAGGCCAGACAGGTCAGTTACTTCAAAGAGCGATTAATAATGCCGGTATTACTATAGCAGCTGTAGGCTCTACCGCAAACGCTATTGGCCAAAAGTATTGCATTAATTGTGAGGACGATCCTTTAGCGTCCTTTTCTGGTTCTCTTCAGTTTAGCGATGGTTTCAATTTCATATCTTCTACGATAGTAATTGCAGATACCTATGCTTTTTCAACAGATTTTTATGAAAATAAGACTTCTGCCGGACATTGGGCGGCAATGAAATATGGCCTGAGCAATTCAATCTTTTTACAGGATGAAACCTATCTTAAAGTATACGGGTCGGATCAAGAAGCTAGTTTAACTGTACATGGCAGTGTTCCGGGTATTGTTTTTCATAATATGGCTACGGAATATAGTAACGTGATATTTGGAAATGATGCAAACGGGTTGACTCGCCAGATAGTTGGATTTAACGAGGGCTCCTATTCTTTCGCTGATGAAAATTATATCGTTCAGGTAGGAGAATTCATCAATAGAGAACCTGAAGATCTTGGATGGGAAAATAATGAAAATCCGGTAACTGGAATTAATGATGTAATTACAGGAGTGAAATTATTTCAGGATGGAAATTCTCTGTGGTTCGATTCCGGTAATTACGACCACTTAAATATAAGTGTCTATTCAATTTCAGGTCAGGAGTTGATAAAAACTAATGCAAGCAGAAGAGATAGAGTCATATTACAAGAAAAATCTCATACTATTGTGCTAGTGTTATTGACAGATATTGAAAATAATGTTATTTTAAGAAGCAAATTCCTATTTAAATAA
- a CDS encoding PKD domain-containing protein gives MMKYFKIYSLLVLTFLFVFTSCDDEENIPAPEAGFTLPSTTFKAREVITPTNTSENGATYQWSLGNGELIYGESPSFSYSTEGSYTLTLVVQNEAGSSKLEQAITIAGILPIASFEVENIDRLIADSDVVFNNTSEDGVTYEWDFGDGATSTDVNPVHKYAQPGIYTVTLIATNEDGASEYSQDITIRTRPDELYFMDPSDFFLRRTLLGSDVITQDLVEMPGWGVGISFNTVDGMVYITDADNIDESVNKIWRLNPDGSGLEELVTGLTEPWLIDVDGNAGYIFWTDFSTGDVKRANLDGSDVQTIATYLDGFEYPEGISVYDGNVYLNDPVLDGILKISYDGSSVEQIIPEMGGIGIGIDKTNGMIYFHDQDAGAIKRADLGGNVEEGWAINLLDAADRVYGISVDVSTGKIYWTNRDSGLIGAADLSGENVETLAGSLSSPRGLTLIKNQ, from the coding sequence ATGATGAAATATTTTAAAATATATAGTCTTCTGGTGCTGACATTTCTTTTTGTTTTCACTTCGTGTGATGATGAAGAAAACATTCCGGCTCCGGAAGCAGGTTTTACCTTGCCTTCCACAACATTTAAGGCAAGAGAAGTAATTACGCCGACCAATACCTCAGAGAATGGAGCAACTTACCAATGGTCTTTGGGTAATGGTGAACTGATATATGGTGAGTCTCCTTCATTTTCCTATTCTACTGAAGGATCATACACATTAACATTAGTGGTTCAAAACGAAGCCGGGTCGAGTAAACTTGAACAGGCAATAACAATCGCAGGAATATTGCCAATTGCTTCATTTGAAGTAGAGAATATTGACAGGTTGATTGCCGATAGCGATGTGGTATTTAATAATACTTCTGAAGATGGAGTGACATATGAATGGGACTTCGGAGATGGGGCAACCTCAACTGATGTGAATCCGGTGCATAAATATGCACAGCCAGGTATTTATACTGTAACTCTTATAGCAACAAATGAGGATGGCGCTTCAGAATATTCGCAGGATATTACGATCCGCACAAGGCCTGATGAGCTCTATTTTATGGATCCATCTGATTTTTTCCTCCGAAGAACTTTACTTGGGTCAGATGTGATCACCCAGGACCTTGTAGAGATGCCAGGTTGGGGTGTGGGTATATCTTTTAATACGGTGGATGGAATGGTATATATCACCGACGCGGATAACATTGATGAATCTGTTAATAAAATATGGAGACTAAATCCTGATGGAAGCGGACTGGAAGAACTGGTAACCGGTTTAACGGAACCATGGCTGATTGATGTAGATGGAAATGCCGGGTATATATTCTGGACTGATTTTTCTACCGGAGATGTGAAACGAGCTAATCTTGATGGAAGCGATGTTCAAACAATCGCCACCTATCTGGATGGGTTTGAATATCCTGAAGGCATATCTGTTTACGATGGCAATGTATATCTCAATGATCCGGTACTCGACGGAATTTTGAAAATTTCGTATGACGGATCTTCTGTAGAACAAATTATTCCGGAAATGGGTGGAATCGGGATTGGTATCGACAAGACCAATGGAATGATTTATTTCCATGACCAGGATGCTGGAGCAATTAAGCGTGCTGACCTTGGTGGTAATGTTGAAGAAGGCTGGGCGATTAATTTGCTGGATGCAGCTGACAGGGTCTATGGCATTTCTGTTGATGTCAGTACTGGTAAAATTTACTGGACGAACAGGGATAGTGGTTTGATTGGAGCTGCTGATCTTTCCGGTGAAAATGTTGAGACACTTGCCGGATCACTTTCAAGTCCGAGAGGTTTAACACTCATTAAAAATCAATGA